The Eremothecium gossypii ATCC 10895 chromosome IV, complete sequence genome contains a region encoding:
- the VPS9 gene encoding guanine nucleotide exchange factor VPS9 (Syntenic homolog of Saccharomyces cerevisiae YML097C (VPS9)), producing MQPDELSTCKSQEESNPSDSRELEHTEEDEDDENFYDFRLFISQLRDSRAEPILKYTKSFLQGFVSNRTMWSASEQVKLLNDYKLFVYDKYAQYEPFRSLGPTKLRNAKEGMEKLLMGKLYMRCFSPCIGLPAERLDPEHAADLEQDEQLKAKIAEYRFLAPEHLEIPDTLSPKLSRFVDLSVAELAKINQYKAPRDKIVCILNACKIIFGLLKHSRLEHGGADVFVPLLIYTVLKSDVSALASNLRYIERFRLPAFLHGESAYYLSSLQGAVGYILHLDPEKLHIPDPVAYNALYDANRLSLPAPPLEEAPRAPADYILRPLDGAASTVFSLFTDFLSPKNEKPPDADVDEIDDPTTTELIRKLEHQEHREMLQNLQGMFPDLDPGLIHDVCIATRYRMGACVDSLLSISD from the coding sequence ATGCAACCCGATGAACTATCCACATGCAAGTCCCAAGAAGAATCCAATCCGTCAGATAGTAGAGAATTGGAGCATACCGAGGAGGATGAGGACGACGAGAACTTTTACGATTTCAGGCTGTTTATCTCGCAGCTCCGGGATTCTAGAGCGGAACCCATCCTAAAATACACGAAGTCATTCCTGCAGGGGTTTGTGTCGAACCGCACCATGTGGAGTGCGTCCGAACAGGTAAAGCTGCTCAATGACTACAAGCTATTCGTCTACGACAAATACGCACAGTACGAGCCTTTTCGGTCGCTGGGCCCCACGAAACTGCGCAATGCCAAGGAAGGCATGGAGAAACTCCTGATGGGCAAGCTCTACATGCGCTGCTTCTCGCCATGCATTGGGCTGCCCGCCGAACGGCTGGATCCGGAGCACGCCGCTGACCTAGAGCAGGATGAGCAGCTGAAGGCCAAGATAGCGGAGTACCGTTTCTTGGCGCCGGAGCACCTGGAGATCCCCGACACGCTGTCGCCCAAGCTAAGCCGCTTCGTCGACCTTTCCGTCGCCGAGCTTGCGAAGATCAACCAGTACAAGGCCCCCCGTGATAAGATCGTCTGCATCCTAAACGCGTGCAAGATCATCTTCGGCCTGCTCAAGCATTCACGTCTCGAGCACGGCGGTGCGGACGTCTTCGTCCCGCTGCTGATCTACACCGTCCTGAAGAGCGACGTGTCCGCCCTGGCCTCGAACCTGCGCTACATCGAGCGCTTTCGCCTGCCCGCATTTCTCCACGGCGAGAGCGCCTACTACCTGAGCAGCCTGCAGGGCGCCGTCGGCTACATCCTGCACCTGGATCCCGAGAAACTGCACATTCCAGACCCCGTTGCCTACAACGCCCTATACGACGCCAACCGGCTCAGCCTGCCTGCACCGCCTCTCGAGGaggcgccgcgcgcacccGCTGACTACATCCTCCGGCCGCTGGATGGCGCAGCCTCCACGGTCTTCAGCCTCTTTACGGACTTCCTGTCGCCCAAGAATGAGAAGCCGCCCGACGCTGACGTAGACGAAATCGACGATCCTACAACTACTGAGCTGATCCGCAAATTGGAGCATCAGGAACACCGCGAAATGCTGCAGAACCTCCAAGGCATGTTCCCGGACCTTGACCCAGGCCTCATACACGACGTCTGTATCGCGACAAGGTACCGCATGGGAGCTTGTGTTGATTCGCTCTTGTCAATATCGGACTGA
- the ERO1 gene encoding ER oxidoreductin (Syntenic homolog of Saccharomyces cerevisiae YML130C (ERO1)) translates to MQLNKLMLGFMLCASALADDGQQAAEPHTSANFCKIDKDQQVGSTCDITFHELNEINEQIRPQLARLVKTDFFRYFKLDLYKECPFWSDNNGYCVNRACAVDVVDDWESVPDIWQPEVLGGLDEDSVKSEGGESDECSFLNELCGRRREFARPEPLSIDYCDVTDFTNKDSVLVDLVANPERFTGYGGEQSAQIWSAIYKENCFTLGEQGFCLAKDVFYRLISGLHASIATHLSNDYLDTKTGKWGPNLELFMARVGNHPDRVANIYFNFAVVAKALWKIQPYLERVEFCNVYDTNVKDMISNVVSRLDSRVFNEDLLFQDDISMRMKDDFRRRFKNVTKIMDCVHCDRCRMWGKVQTTGYATSLKILFEMDAGDEKARQRVVDKLTKYELIGLFNTFDRISKSVNAINNFERMYHSQMETNTSSIAAFFQNNFFRLGFTETEDQETSNATADMPLPEDSASDNEPYFADLKIPARRSKKQTKEESTSALQQELQGVYHALQFIWNSYVNLPRNLLILVLDVANTWFNNFIGVPTQINILGDDASD, encoded by the coding sequence ATGCAACTGAACAAGCTGATGCTGGGCTTTATGCTCTGCGCGTCCGCTCTAGCGGACGACGGTCAGCAAGCTGCGGAGCCACATACGTCTGCCAACTTCTGCAAAATAGACAAAGATCAACAAGTGGGATCGACATGTGATATCACATTCCATGAGCTTAACGAAATCAATGAGCAAATCCGGCCGCAGCTGGCAAGGCTGGTGAAGACCGACTTTTTCCGGTACTTCAAGCTGGACCTGTATAAAGAATGCCCATTCTGGAGCGATAACAACGGCTACTGCGTGAACCGGGCGTGCGCGGTGGACGTGGTGGACGATTGGGAGAGCGTGCCCGATATATGGCAACCCGAGGTGCTGGGGGGGCTAGATGAGGACAGTGTGAAGAGCGAGGGCGGGGAGAGCGATGAGTGTTCGTTCCTGAACGAGCTGTGTGGACGGCGGCGCGAGTTTGCTCGCCCGGAGCCGTTGAGTATCGACTACTGCGACGTGACCGATTTCACGAACAAGGACTCGGTGCTGGTGGACCTGGTGGCGAACCCGGAACGGTTCACGGGGTACGGCGGCGAACAGTCGGCGCAGATATGGTCTGCCATCTACAAGGAGAATTGCTTCACACTCGGTGAGCAAGGTTTCTGTCTGGCGAAGGACGTGTTCTATCGCCTGATTTCTGGCCTGCACGCATCGATTGCGACGCACCTCTCCAACGACTACCTCGACACCAAAACGGGGAAGTGGGGCCCCAACCTGGAACTGTTTATGGCGCGCGTCGGGAACCACCCCGACCGCGTGGCTAACATCTACTTCAACTTTGCTGTCGTTGCCAAGGCGCTGTGGAAGATTCAGCCTTACCTGGAGCGGGTCGAGTTCTGTAATGTTTACGACACGAACGTCAAAGACATGATCTCGAACGTCGTCTCGCGGCTGGACAGCAGGGTGTTCAATGAAGATTTGCTCTTCCAGGATGACATTAGCATGCGGATGAAAGACGACTTCCGCAGACGGTTCAAGAATGTTACCAAGATCATGGACTGCGTGCACTGTGACCGTTGTCGTATGTGGGGCAAAGTGCAGACCACGGGCTATGCCACCAGCTTGAAGATCCTTTTCGAGATGGACGCGGGAGACGAGAaggcgcgccagcgcgtGGTAGACAAGTTGACGAAGTATGAGCTCATCGGGCTGTTCAACACGTTTGACCGTATCTCCAAGTCCGTAAACGCGATCAACAACTTCGAGCGCATGTACCACAGTCAGATGGAAACTAACACCAGCAGCATTGCGGCTTTCTTCCAAAACAACTTCTTCCGGCTCGGGTTCACTGAAACAGAGGATCAGGAGACTAGCAATGCAACGGCGGATATGCCGCTACCCGAGGACAGCGCCTCGGACAACGAACCTTACTTCGCGGATCTCAAGATTCCCGCCCGCCGCTCTAAGAAACAAACCAAGGAAGAATCCACGAGCGCTCTGCAACAAGAACTGCAGGGTGTCTATCACGCGCTCCAGTTCATCTGGAACAGCTATGTGAACCTGCCACGGAATCTGCTGATACTTGTTCTCGACGTTGCCAACACGTGGTTTAACAACTTCATCGGTGTCCCTACACAAATAAATATCCTAGGAGATGACGCATCCGACTAG
- the TAF13 gene encoding Taf13p (Syntenic homolog of Saccharomyces cerevisiae YML098W (TAF13)): protein MSRKLKKTNLFSKDVAPLMYAYGDSPQPLPETVQCVDELVTSYLTDICANAYRCAQTVHRTKIKVEDFKFVLRNDPVNLGRAEELIMMNKVIADARKQFDNSEGKSLKRVNKDEDLEDIPEEDGEDMGGMGPGSELAVEETSKRGRKPKKRKNAKGSV from the coding sequence ATGTCGCGCAAGCTAAAGAAGACCAATCTGTTCAGTAAGGATGTTGCGCCTCTTATGTATGCGTATGGAGATAGCCCGCAGCCCCTGCCGGAGACAGTGCAATGTGTGGACGAGTTGGTGACGTCGTACCTGACGGACATATGTGCAAACGCATATCGATGCGCCCAGACAGTGCATCGGACCAAGATAAAGGTCGAGGACTTCAAGTTTGTGCTGCGCAATGATCCAGTGAACCTCGGCAGGGCAGAGGAGCTGATAATGATGAACAAGGTGATTGCAGACGCCAGAAAGCAGTTCGATAATTCGGAGGGCAAATCGCTGAAGCGCGTCAACAAGGACGAGGATCTAGAGGATATCCCAGAGGAGGACGGCGAAGATATGGGCGGTATGGGCCCGGGCAGCGAGCTTGCTGTGGAGGAGACATCGAAGCGGGGGCGAAAGCCGAAGAAGCGGAAGAACGCCAAGGGCTCGGTGTAG
- the LYS2 gene encoding L-aminoadipate-semialdehyde dehydrogenase (Syntenic homolog of Saccharomyces cerevisiae YBR115C (LYS2)), translated as MCAVLEPSMIRWLSEVDNIVVSSLPSDYIPSGPAGVKAESCEVELPGSFGVIDEEDSYIRLLSAFATLVCRMSGESDVAMYSKANRLLKLAVPPGVAFQQLRASVTEAVEGTLALPAVDFDELSALEREKKQLDYYPQYFKVGVVTAADKTKLDQFRYHKFELLLRQVTSSRFEMVYDSERFSPDRIGELGEQLVQFLTLVEAKDDADVYAISLVTSGASRVLPDPTTDLGWGQFRGAIHDIFQHHAETRPDRLCVVETGVGQVAARTFTYSAINCASNIVAHYLLARGIRRGDVVMIYSTRGVDLLVSVLGVLKSGAVFSVIDPAYPPARQNVYLGVAKPAGLIVIQAAGQLDEAVEAFIRDNLSLKARLPALALQTDGAILGGTLPDFHLDTLVPFASLKNTRTDVVVGPDSNPTLSFTSGSEGIPKGVLGRHFSLTYYFDWMAKRFGLSEDDKFTMLSGIAHDPIQRDMFTPIYLGAQLLVPQEDDIGTPGRLATWMATHGATVTHLTPAMGQVLTADATTPFPSLKRAFFVGDVLTKRDCARLQSLAENVAIVNMYGSTETQRAVSYFEVPSCSSNPSYLDNLKSIIPAGRGMHNVQLLIVNRHDRTKLCGIGEVGEIYVRAGGLSEGYRGLPEINKEKFIDNWFVDAGHWGGLDLSGDEPWRNYWLGVRDRLYRTGDLGRYLPNGDCECCGRADDQVKIRGFRIELGEIDTNISQYPLCRENITLLRKDQNGESTLISYLVPRSDQKALASFISAVPESIATESIAGSLIKYHKLINDIRGFLKKRLAGYAIPTLIMVMERLPLNPNGKIDKNKLQFPEPTELDRASEHFASETLGLSSFSPLEQEIRKIWLDLLPTRPAITSSDESFFDLGGTSILATRMAIVLRNRLNISLALSTIFRYPTVKELAKEISRVRGTISDDKSSNSGTTEYYADAKHVSEAELASKYESRLSLLPSGATSAPVYVFLTGVTGFLGCHILADLLNRSRKPYDITVYAHVRASDESSALQRIKSVCTAYGLWKNAYAPRIKVVLGNLAEKQFGLPKKAWHDLQEGIDVIIHNAALVHWVYPYSKLREANVLSTVNVLNLAAAGKAKYFTFVSSTSALDTKHYLELSNAAIESGGSGVPEDDDLMGGSLGLKGGYGQSKWAAEFIIKRAGERGLRGCILRPGYVTGSPSTGASNADDFLLRFLRGCVQLGKIPDIEGTVNMVPVDYVARLATAASFSSSGNTHMMVVNVNAKPRISFRDYLLALKEYGYQVTSVPYDEWSKALESSSDEENPLYPLLYLVLDDLPKKLRSPELDTTNAKFVLEEDFARTNIEPIIITSVSLEVVGSYISFLHKLGFLEEPAKGSRPLPNISLSDEQISLIAAVATARSSTAKP; from the coding sequence ATGTGCGCAGTTTTGGAACCTTCTATGATTAGATGGTTGTCGGAAGTGGATAATATCGTGGTTAGTTCCCTACCTTCGGACTATATTCCATCCGGGCCGGCGGGCGTCAAGGCTGAATCGTGTGAGGTCGAGCTCCCTGGCTCCTTTGGCGTCATCGATGAGGAGGATAGCTATATCAGACTACTGAGCGCGTTTGCAACTTTGGTTTGCAGAATGTCGGGGGAATCAGACGTTGCCATGTACAGCAAGGCAAACAGGCTTTTGAAGTTGGCGGTACCGCCTGGAGTTGCATTTCAGCAGCTGCGTGCGAGCGTGACGGAGGCCGTGGAAGGCACTCTGGCGCTACCGGCGGTGGATTTTGATGAACTTTCTGCGCTTGAGCGAGAAAAGAAGCAGCTAGACTATTATCCACAGTACTTCAAAGTGGGCGTAGTCACGGCTGCCGATAAGACAAAGCTTGATCAGTTCAGATACCATAAATTTGAGCTACTTCTAAGGCAGGTGACATCGTCTCGATTTGAGATGGTCTACGACTCAGAGCGCTTTTCGCCCGACCGGATAGGCGAGCTTGGGGAGCAATTAGTGCAGTTCCTTACGCTAGTGGAGGCTAAAGATGATGCAGATGTGTACGCGATTTCTCTGGTGACGAGCGGTGCTTCTAGAGTTTTGCCGGATCCGACGACGGATCTAGGCTGGGGCCAATTTCGCGGTGCGATCCACGATATCTTCCAGCATCATGCAGAAACACGGCCAGATAGGCTGTGCGTCGTGGAGACGGGGGTGGGGCAGGTGGCTGCGAGGACGTTTACATATTCAGCCATAAACTGTGCGTCAAATATAGTAGCACATTATCTGCTGGCGCGCGGCATCCGTAGAGGGGATGTTGTCATGATCTACTCCACGCGGGGGGTGGACTTATTGGTGTCGGTCCTCGGTGTTTTGAAATCAGGTGCTGTATTTTCCGTCATTGATCCTGCATACCCGCCTGCCCGTCAAAACGTCTATCTGGGCGTTGCAAAACCCGCTGGGCTGATTGTGATCCAGGCCGCGGGTCAGCTTGATGAAGCCGTTGAAGCATTTATTCGCGATAATCTAAGCCTCAAAGCCCGCCTCCCAGCTCTCGCACTACAGACAGATGGGGCGATATTAGGAGGTACACTCCCAGATTTCCATCTTGATACGCTTGTCCCTTTTGCCAGTTTGAAGAACACGCGAACAGATGTGGTTGTTGGCCCTGACAGCAACCCTACGCTTTCCTTTACGTCCGGCTCAGAGGGTATTCCCAAAGGTGTTTTGGGAAGACATTTCTCCCTGACTTACTACTTTGACTGGATGGCGAAGCGATTCGGCTTGTCCGAAGATGACAAATTCACCATGCTAAGCGGGATTGCTCATGATCCGATTCAAAGAGATATGTTTACCCCAATATATCTGGGAGCTCAACTGCTCGTACCACAGGAAGACGACATAGGCACCCCAGGCCGTCTTGCCACATGGATGGCCACTCATGGAGCTACTGTAACCCACCTGACTCCTGCGATGGGCCAGGTTTTAACTGCTGATGCTACCACACCATTCCCATCCCTCAAGAGAGCCTTCTTTGTTGGTGATGTGCTGACCAAACGGGACTGTGCACGACTACAGTCTCTGGCTGAAAACGTGGCCATAGTGAACATGTACGGCTCAACTGAAACCCAGCGTGCAGTATCGTACTTTGAGGTTCCGTCTTGTTCCAGTAATCCTTCATATTTGGACAACTTGAAAAGTATTATACCAGCTGGAAGGGGTATGCACAATGTTCAATTACTAATAGTAAATCGGCACGATCGAACTAAACTATGTGGAATTGGTGAAGTTGGAGAGATATACGTTCGAGCTGGTGGTCTTTCAGAGGGATATCGTGGACTACCTGAAATAAACAAGGAAAAGTTCATTGATAATTGGTTTGTTGATGCTGGTCATTGGGGGGGTTTGGACCTCTCAGGCGATGAGCCGTGGAGGAATTATTGGCTCGGAGTAAGGGACAGGCTATATCGCACCGGGGACTTAGGTCGTTATCTCCCCAACGGCGACTGCGAATGCTGCGGACGCGCGGACGACCAAGTCAAAATACGGGGCTTTAGAATTGAGCTAGGTGAAATTGACACGAATATCTCCCAGTATCCTTTGTGTCGCGAGAATATCACATTGCTACGCAAGGATCAGAACGGAGAGTCTACCTTGATCTCTTATCTGGTTCCTAGATCGGACCAAAAAGCATTGGCCTCTTTTATATCGGCAGTACCAGAATCCATCGCGACAGAATCCATCGCAGGCAGTCTGATTAAGTATCACAAGCTAATCAACGATATCAGAGGCTTTTTAAAAAAGCGGTTGGCTGGGTATGCAATCCCAACATTAATAATGGTGATGGAAAGGCTACCTCTAAACCCCAATGGGAAGATAGATAAGAATAAATTACAGTTCCCCGAACCAACGGAGCTGGATCGGGCTAGCGAACATTTTGCTTCGGAAACTCTGGGATTGTCTTCTTTCAGTCCCTTGGAGCAGGAAATCCGCAAGATATGGTTAGATCTTTTACCCACCAGACCTGCTATTACAAGTTCAGATGAGTCGTTCTTTGATCTTGGCGGCACTTCTATCTTGGCGACTCGGATGGCAATTGTGTTGCGTAACAGGTTAAATATTTCACTGGCATTAAGCACCATCTTCCGCTACCCAACAGTCAAAGAGCTTGCTAAGGAAATTAGTAGGGTACGCGGCACAATCTCCGACGACAAGAGCTCTAATTCCGGGACTACTGAATATTATGCTGACGCAAAACACGTTTCCGAAGCAGAATTAGCTTCGAAATATGAGTCTCGGTTATCGCTGCTTCCTTCCGGGGCAACGTCTGCACCAGTATATGTTTTCCTTACCGGGGTTACAGGTTTTTTAGGGTGCCACATATTAGCTGACCTTTTGAACAGATCACGAAAACCATATGACATAACAGTATATGCGCATGTTCGCGCAAGTGATGAATCATCTGCGCTCCAGCGAATCAAAAGCGTTTGTACTGCATATGGGTTATGGAAAAATGCTTACGCACCTAGAATAAAAGTGGTACTTGGAAATCTAGCGGAGAAGCAATTTGGCTTGCCTAAAAAGGCCTGGCATGACCTTCAGGAGGGTATCGATGTTATTATCCATAATGCCGCCCTGGTTCACTGGGTATATCCTTATAGCAAACTGAGAGAAGCCAATGTTCTCTCTACGGTGAATGTTCTAAATttagctgctgctggcaAGGCAAAATATTTTACATTCGTTTCATCGACATCTGCATTGGATACCAAACATTACCTAGAACTTTCTAACGCTGCCATTGAAAGTGGTGGTAGTGGTGTCCCGGAGGATGACGATCTTATGGGTGGTTCTCTAGGGCTGAAAGGCGGATATGGACAGTCGAAATGGGCAGCAGAATTTATTATAAAACGTGCAGGTGAGCGTGGGTTACGCGGTTGTATATTGAGGCCAGGCTATGTGACTGGTTCCCCTTCTACAGGAGCTTCTAACGCGGATGACTTTCTGCTCCGGTTCCTACGGGGATGTGTTCAGTTAGGCAAAATTCCTGATATTGAAGGAACTGTTAATATGGTACCAGTTGATTATGTGGCACGGTTAGCAACAGCGGCTTCCTTCTCGTCATCAGGCAATACACATATGATGGTTGTAAATGTCAATGCGAAACCAAGAATATCATTCAGGGACTATCTACTAGCACTGAAGGAATACGGGTACCAGGTAACATCAGTTCCTTATGACGAGTGGAGTAAGGCGCTTGAATCGTCGAGTGATGAAGAAAATCCTTTGTATCCGCTATTGTACCTTGTCCTAGATGACTTGCCTAAAAAGCTGCGCAGTCCTGAACTCGATACTACTAATGCGAAATTTGTTTTAGAAGAAGATTTTGCGCGGACGAATATTGAGCCAATTATCATTACTTCGGTGTCATTAGAGGTTGTGGGGTCCTATATCTCATTTTTGCATAAGTTAGGCTTCCTAGAAGAACCAGCTAAAGGTTCCAGGCCACTGCCAAATATTTCACTCTCCGACGAGCAAATATCATTAATAGCAGCAGTAGCCACTGCTCGGAGCAGTACAGCAAAGCCATAG
- the RAD16 gene encoding DNA repair protein RAD16 (Syntenic homolog of Saccharomyces cerevisiae YBR114W (RAD16)), with amino-acid sequence MTGEEGGFIRRRPRRAAARRSAVREEISSEDEPLSGQARTGSAAWDPVVVESSDGEEPLEEESEEDEPLGKRRRAKPRGGKPSAKKVPAKKARAPNVSRYDRMTQLLFEHHRELADVFPALRDAPAYKPIRAAQPAGLTVPLLPFQLEGLHWMALQENNERYRGGVLADEMGMGKTVQMISLLLHANKGPTLVVAPTVALIQWKNEIDKYTGGALRSLVFHGPGRSAVSEELAAADVVLTTYAVLESVYRKQTQGFRRKAGVVREQSPLHAVDFYRVVLDEAHNIKDRSSGTARSVNALRAVRRWCLTGTPLQNRIGEMYSLIRFLDIEPFTRYFCTKCSCSEKTWRFSDNLHCDSCDHVGMQHTNFFNHFMLKNIQRHGMEGPGLESFENIQLLLRNIMLRRTKVERADDLGLPPRIVTVRRDVFDEEERDLYRSLYSDSKRQYNTYVESGVVLNNYANIFTLLTRMRQLADHPDLVLKRLPGNEIVGVIVCQLCVDEAEDAIESKCRHKFCRLCIREYIDSFVGRSADLTCPVCHIALSIDLAQPALEIDEEMFKKQSIVNRLGLQGNWRSSTKIEALLEELYNLRSSTRTIKSIVFSQFTSMLDLVEWRLKRAGFQTAKLQGSMTPTQRAETINYFMDNVHCEVFLVSLKAGGVALNLCEASQVFILDPWWNPSVEWQSGDRVHRIGQHRPVKITRFCIEDSIESRIIELQEKKANMIHATLGQDEGAVNRLTPADLQFLFNN; translated from the coding sequence ATGACTGGCGAGGAGGGAGGCTTCATACGCCGGCGACCAcggcgcgcggctgcgcggcgctCAGCCGTACGCGAGGAGATCAGCTCGGAAGATGAGCCCCTTAGCGGGCAGGCGCGGACAGGCAGCGCTGCGTGGGATCCAGTGGTGGTGGAGTCGAGCGACGGGGAGGAGccgctggaggaggagagCGAGGAGGATGAGCCGTTGGGcaagcggcggcgcgcgaAGCCGCGGGGCGGGAAGCCTTCCGCCAAGAAGGTGCCTGCCAAGAAGGCGCGAGCACCGAACGTGAGCCGGTACGATCGGATGACGCAGCTGCTGTTCGAGCACCACCGTGAGCTGGCGGACGTGTTTCCTGCACTGCGTGATGCGCCTGCGTACAAGCCGATCCGCGCAGCGCAGCCGGCGGGGCTGACGGTTCCCCTACTGCCCTTTCAGCTGGAGGGGCTTCACTGGATGGCACTGCAGGAGAACAACGAGCGGTATCGGGGTGGTGTGCTGGCAGACGAAATGGGAATGGGCAAGACGGTACAGATGATttcgctgctgctgcatgcGAATAAGGGCCCGACGCTTGTGGTTGCCCCGACTGTGGCGCTCATCCAGTGGAAAAACGAAATCGACAAGTACACAGGCGGCGCTCTGCGGTCGCTGGTATTCCACGGCCCGGGCCGTAGCGCTGTAAGCGAAGAACTGGCGGCTGCCGATGTTGTGCTTACCACCTATGCCGTGTTGGAATCTGTGTACCGGAAGCAGACGCAGGGGTTCCGCCGAAAGGCTGGCGTCGTCCGCGAGCAGTCGCCTTTGCATGCGGTAGACTTCTACCGGGTGGTGCTTGATGAGGCGCACAACATAAAGGACCGCAGTAGCGGTACCGCCCGCTCTGTTAACGCTTTGCGAGCAGTGCGGCGCTGGTGTTTGACTGGTACGCCGCTGCAGAACCGGATCGGCGAAATGTATTCTCTAATCCGGTTCCTCGATATTGAGCCATTCACCCGCTACTTCTGTACCAAGTGCAGCTGCTCTGAGAAGACCTGGCGATTCTCGGATAATTTACATTGTGATTCCTGTGACCATGTAGGCATGCAGCATACGAACTTCTTCAATCACTTCATGCTGAAAAACATACAGCGGCATGGGATGGAGGGGCCGGGCCTTGAATCGTTCGAAAACATCCAGCTTTTACTTCGGAACATTATGCTGCGACGGACAAAGGTTGAACGTGCCGATGACTTAGGTTTGCCGCCGCGCATCGTGACAGTACGGCGCGATGTCTTCGATGAGGAAGAACGTGATCTATACAGATCCCTTTACAGTGACTCCAAGCGCCAATATAACACTTACGTGGAGAGTGGTGTTGTGCTGAATAACTACGCAAATATCTTCACGCTGTTGACGCGGATGAGGCAACTGGCTGATCACCCCGATCTAGTTCTGAAACGTTTGCCTGGGAATGAGATCGTCGGCGTGATTGTATGCCAGTTGTGTGTCGATGAGGCAGAAGACGCCATTGAATCAAAGTGTCGCCATAAGTTTTGCCGACTGTGCATTCGTGAGTACATCGACTCCTTTGTCGGGCGCTCGGCTGATTTAACGTGCCCTGTATGTCATATTGCATTGAGTATTGACCTTGCGCAACCCGCACTTGAAATTGATGAGGAAATGTTTAAGAAACAAAGCATTGTGAACCGTCTTGGTCTTCAGGGCAATTGGCGCTCCTCTACGAAGATTGAAGCTCTATTGGAAGAGCTTTATAATTTACGGAGTAGCACGCGCACAATAAAGTCAATCGTGTTTTCACAGTTCACGTCCATGTTAGATCTCGTTGAATGGCGGCTCAAGAGGGCTGGCTTTCAAACTGCCAAACTACAGGGTAGCATGACTCCAACTCAGAGAGCAGAGACAATCAATTATTTTATGGACAACGTCCATTGTGAAGTATTTTTGGTAAGTTTAAAGGCTGGCGGTGTGGCCCTTAACCTATGTGAAGCCTCGCAAGTATTTATTCTCGATCCATGGTGGAATCCCAGTGTTGAATGGCAGAGCGGTGATAGAGTTCATAGAATTGGTCAACATCGGCCTGTTAAGATTACTCGTTTCTGTATCGAAGACAGCATTGAGTCGAGAATTATAGAGTTACAAGAAAAAAAGGCAAATATGATTCATGCCACTCTTGGTCAAGATGAAGGTGCAGTCAACAGACTGACTCCCGCTGATTTACAATTCTTGTTTAATAATTAA